One part of the Ziziphus jujuba cultivar Dongzao chromosome 2, ASM3175591v1 genome encodes these proteins:
- the LOC112491685 gene encoding uncharacterized protein LOC112491685: MAGRIQNLTMETLEPATPSSSIAAAATSNSQNQSLMPSPLPPSVSRLWRRAAQRNLRNQWSKLAAYRQQWASSSSAGKSHATSLVNAYLYQIKSMRCYLKGTSSSPLVQVSGCSEDKSDSGDGGGIPVFVFWAIS, translated from the exons ATGGCTGGGCGAATTCAAAACCTAACAATGGAAACTCTAGAACCAGCAACCCCTTCTTCCTCCATAGCAGCAGCAGCAAcctcaaattctcaaaaccaaAGCTTGATGCCGTCACCATTACCGCCATCAGTATCAAGGCTGTGGAGGCGAGCAGCACAGAGAAACCTCAGAAATCAATGGTCGAAACTAGCTGCTTACAGGCAACAATGGGCCTCCTCTTCTTCCGCTGGAAAATCGCACGCCACTTCTCTCGTCAACGCTTATCTTTACCAGAT TAAATCCATGAGATGTTATCTGAAAGGGACAAGCAGCAGTCCACTTGTACAAGTTTCTGGTTGTTCTGAGGATAAGAGTGATTCGGGAGATGGTGGTGGGATCCCAGTCTTTGTATTTTGGGCAATCTCTT AG